A region from the Fusarium graminearum PH-1 chromosome 4, whole genome shotgun sequence genome encodes:
- a CDS encoding catalase: MVSSKLLVVLGLASLTAAQCPYADPAKLAARDEGSSREHLKDYEVDDSKGHMSSDAGGPFEEQESLKAGERGPTLLEDFIFRQKITHFDHERVPERAVHARGAGAHGYFKSYSDWSNITAASFLSSKDKNTPVFVRFSTVAGSRGSADTVRDVHGFATRFYTDAGLFDIVGNNIPVFFIQDAIQFPDLIHAVKPSPDSEIPQAATAHDSAWDFFSQQTTTLHTLFWAMAGYGIPRSFRHVDGFGVHTFRLVTDEGDTKFVKWHWKSKQGKASLVWDEAQHLAGKNADYHRADLWNAIESGNGPEWELNAQIFDEDQALAFGFDVLDATKIIPEELAPLQPIGVMKLDTNPVNYFAETEQVMFQPGHIVRGIDFTEDPLLQGRIFSYLDTQLNRHGGPNFEQLPINRPLSPIHNNNRDGAGQNFIHKNTAASDSLDTPNTLNKGYPVQANQTQGKGFFTAPGRKVSGNLVRARASTFSDHWSQPRLFYNSLTKVEQQFLINAIRFETSQLMSETVQKNVLYQLNKISHDIAVRVGRALGLKAPEADDKYYHDNTTAGISIFGTKLPSIATLSVGVLVSINSNNSIQQAKALKKALGEDKVTVSIIGEVLGDDVEVTYSAATAAQFDSVVVTSGTESLFNGTGKSTLFPPGRPTQIIVDGYHWGKPVGFIGGAKAAAQAARVSKGKGVYFPKNVNSLVEDLKDGLATFKFTDRFPLDH, from the exons ATGGTGTCTTCTaagcttcttgttgttcttggactTGCCAGCCTAACCGCTGCACAATGTCCCTACGCCGACCCGGCCAAACTAGCAGctagagatgaaggaagTTCTCGTGAACATCTCAAGGACTATGAAGTCGATGATAGTAAGGGGCATATGAGTTCCGATGCTGGTGGCCCCTTTGAGGAACAGGAGAGTTTAAAGGCAGGAGAACGAGGCCCTACTCTGCTCGAAGACTTTATCTTCCGCCAAAAGATCACACATTTCGATCACGAACGG GTCCCTGAAAGAGCCGTCCACGCCCGAGGTGCTGGGGCTCATGGTTACTTCAAGAGCTACAGTGACTGGAGCAACATCACAGCAGCTTCTTTCCTCAGctcaaaagacaaaaataCTCCCGTCTTTGTGCGCTTTTCGACCGTTGCTGGTTCTAGAGGTAGCGCCGATACTGTGCGAGATGTGCACGGATTCGCTACCCGATT CTACACAGATGCTGGCTTATTTGACATTGTGGGCAACAATATCCCTGTATTCTTTATTCAAGATGCAATTCAGTTCCCAGACCTCATCCACGCTGTTAAGCCATCCCCTGACAGTGAGATCCCGCAAGCCGCCACAGCTCACGACTCAGCATGGGACTTTTTCAGTCAGCAAACTACAACCCTACACACTCTATTCTGGGCCATGGCAGGATATGGAATTCCACGTTCGTTTCGTCACGTAGATGGGTTCGGTGTTCACACTTTCCGTCTAGTGACTGATGAGGGTGACACCAAGTTCGTCAAGTGGCACTGGAAGAGCAAGCAGGGCAAAGCGAGCCTAGTATGGGACGAAGCACAGCACCTGGCCGGAAAGAACGCCGATTATCATCGTGCTGATCTCTGGAATGCCATTGAGTCTGGTAACGGGCCTGAATGGGAACTCAATGCCCAGATCTTTGACGAGGACCAGGCTCTGGCGTTTGGATTTGATGTTCTGGACGCTACCAAAATCATTCCTGAAGAGCTAGCTCCTCTCCAGCCTATTGGTGTTATGAAGTTGGACACAAACCCCGTCAACTATTTCGCTGAGACTGAGCAGGTCATG TTCCAACCTGGCCACATTGTTCGCGGTATCGACTTTACCGAAGATCCTCTGCTGCAGGGACGTATCTTTTCTTACCTTGATACCCAACTCAACCGTCACGGTGGTCCCAACTTTGAGCAACTCCCCATCAACCGTCCTCTGTCTCCTATCCATAACAACAACCGTGATGGAGCCGGGCAGAACTTTATCCACAAGAATACTGCTGCTT CTGACTCTCTAGACACCCCTAATACTCTAAACAAGGGCTACCCTGTTCAGGCAAACCAGACACAAGGAAAAGGCTTCTTTACTGCCCCTGGCCGCAAGGTTTCTGGAAACCTGGTGCGCGCCAGAGCATCCACCTTCTCTGACCACTGGAGCCAGCCACGACTCTTCTACAACTCTCTGACCAAAGTAGAGCAGCAGTttctcatcaacgccatACGTTTCGAGACAAGTCAGCTCATGTCTGAAACTGTCCAGAAGAACGTTCTCTACCAGCTGAACAAAATCAGCCACGATATTGCTGTCAGAGTTGGCAGGGCTTTGGGTCTCAAAGCTCCTGAGGCTGACGACAAGTACTACCACGACAATACCACAGCCGGAATCTCCATTTTTGGAACCAAGTTGCCAAGCATTGCAACGCTCTCTGTTGGTGTCTTGGTTTCTATCAACTCTAATAACTCCAtccaacaagccaaggctctcaagaaggcaCTTGGCGAGGACAAGGTGACCGTGTCGATTATAGGCGAAGTTCTTGGAGACGATGTTGAAGTTACTTACAGTGCTGCAACTGCCGCTCAATTTGATAGTGTCGTTGTTACCAGCGGTACTGAGTCTCTTTTCAACGGCACCGGAAAGTCAACTCTATTCCCTCCTGGCCGTCCTACGCAGATTATTGTGGACGGTTATCATTGGGGCAAGCCTGTTGGATTTATTGGAGGTGCAAAGGCGGCAGCTCAGGCTGCGAGAGTTAGTAAAGGAAAAGGAGTGTACTTTCCGAAGAACGTTAACTCTTTGGTTGAAGATTTAAAGGATGGGTTGGCTACTTTCAAGTTCACTGACCGATTCCCCCTGGACCACTAA